A single genomic interval of Hydractinia symbiolongicarpus strain clone_291-10 chromosome 8, HSymV2.1, whole genome shotgun sequence harbors:
- the LOC130655543 gene encoding protein unc-50 homolog, whose translation MLSQKSVKKEAEGKSSIMYRIALQRRFLYIKRIFKIRHMDFEFAIWQMVYLIIAPKKVYRNFSYHQETKRQWARDDPAFLVLLSAWLFFSSIIFAVVLKLSFVGFIKLLFWVIFVDCIGFGLIVAGLLSLFANKYLRFPGGEKHREKVEFGYAFDVHLNAFFPLLLMLHVVQLMYFLFVPTSFSARFFGNSIWLIALFYYFYITFLGYSALPFLKGTVSLLFPIVGVVLFYLVSLIYPSLNLSHMLMDFYRLRVSHYAV comes from the coding sequence ATGTTATCTCAAAAATCTGTGAAAAAAGAAGCAGAAGGAAAGTCATCCATTATGTATCGTATAGCATTACAAAGACGTTTTCTGTACAtcaaaagaatatttaaaatacgACACATGGATTTTGAATTTGCCATTTGGCAAATGGTTTATTTGATCATCGCCCCAAAGAAAGTGTATCGAAACTTTTCGTACCACCAAGAGACTAAGAGACAATGGGCCAGAGATGATCCTGCTTTCTTAGTTCTGCTAAGTGCATGgctgtttttttcttcaataatattTGCAGTTGTGTTGAAGTTAAGTTTTGTTGGGTTTATAAAGTTATTGTTTTGGGTGATATTTGTGGATTGTATTGGTTTTGGTTTGATTGTTGCTGGTTTGTTGTCATTATTTGCAAACAAGTATCTTCGTTTTCCTGGAGGTGAAAAGCACAGAGAAAAAGTGGAGTTTGGATATGCATTCGATGTCCATTTAAATGCATTTTTCCCACTCCTATTAATGCTGCATGTGGTTCAACTAATGTATTTCCTTTTTGTTCCTACTTCCTTCAGCGCAAGATTTTTCGGAAATTCGATATGGTTAATTGCTTTGTTTTATTACTTTTACATAACTTTCCTGGGTTACAGTGCTCTTCCATTTTTAAAAGGCACTGTTTCCCTTCTTTTCCCAATTGTTGGTGTAGTATTGTTTTATTTGGTTTCACTTATTTATCCATCGTTAAATCTGAGTCACATGTTAATGGACTTTTATCGACTTCGAGTGTCACATTATGCTGTATGA
- the LOC130655541 gene encoding excitatory amino acid transporter-like isoform X1: MATSKVMKFLSEQKLVVMIISGAALGFLIGILINEPIQKLEQPDRYTAITIIGFPGELLIRMLKLLILPLITCSLIVGLANLDSRVSGKIGGRAIVYYLSTTCMAAILGLVLVSAIKPGESMARPTTQPNQQLVRLSDSFLDIARNMIPSNILKACIQQDKTEIKEVKTNIRYVTQPVNTTGLTSLQIDIMLLENKLNKTINKTGDVVYTKSVEKFDTYKIGVGLQPKGNANFLGVIVFAIAVGIVAGRMGSEAEVFVKFLSIFNNIVTQLVMLAMWYSPIGIMSLIIARFAEMEDVAKTFESLGLFIVTVVVGIAIHGLILLPLLFFAITRSNPYVYLKGVTAAMATAFGTDSSAATLPVTIMCLEDNLHLDKRITRFILPVGTTINMDGTALYEAVSAIFIAQAVGRSLSAGDYIVISFTSILASVGAAAIPHAGLVTMLIVLDTVGLPSDMVAVIFSVDWFLDRLRTTINVLGDAFGTGIVQHLSKADLASDDEKIKNREKHHLKKEDSNEHIVNNPGATDSLGYVNGECISNNSPSVECKTTRM; this comes from the exons ATGGCAACATCGAAAGTGATGAAATTCTTATCCGAGCAAAAGCTTGTTGTCATGATTATCAGTGGGGCAGCCTTAGGATTTCTTATCGGCATTTTGATCAACGAGCCAATCCAAAAGCTCGAACAGCCCGATCGATACACAGCTATTACAATTATTGGATTTCCAGGCGAGCTACTTATTCGAATGTTAAAATTGTTAATTCTACCCTTGATTACATGCAGTTTGATTGTTGGATTAGCCAATCTTGACAGTAGAGTTTCTGGTAAAATTGGAGGAAGGGCTATAGTGTATTACCTATCAACAACTTGCATGGCAGCTATACTTGGTTTGGTTCTTGTCTCAGCTATCAAACCTGGAGAATCAATGGCTCGTCCAACAACACAACCTAATCAACAGTTAGTTCGACTATCAGATTCATTTCTAGATATCGCAAG AAATATGATCCCCTcaaatattttgaaagcatgtatTCAGCAG gacAAAACAGAAATTAAGGAGGTCAAGACAAACATTCGATATGTAACCCAACCTGTCAATACCACAGGTCTGACATCCTTACAAATTGATATAATGTTGctggaaaataaattaaacaaaacaatcaaCAAAACTGGAGATGTTGTTTACACAAAATCAGTTGAGAAATTTGACACGTATAAAATTGGGGTCGGATTACAGCCAAAAGGTAACGCCAATTTTCTTGGTGTGATTGTGTTTGCTATTGCGGTTGGTATTGTGGCTGGTCGAATGGGAAGTGAAGCCGAAGTGTTTGTGAAGTTTCTcagcatttttaacaatattgTTACACAGCTGGTCATGTTAGCAATGTG gtacTCACCTATTGGTATTATGAGTCTTATTATTGCAAGATTTGCTGAAATGGAAGATGTTGCAAAAACCTTCGAAAGTCTTGGCTTGTTTATTGTCACAGTCGTTGTTGGTATCGCGATCCATGGATTGATTTTATTACCGTTGCTATTCTTCGCAATCACAAGATCAAATCCTTATGTTTATCTCAAAGGTGTTACAGCTGCAATGGCAACCGCCTTTGGTACTGACTCcag CGCTGCGACTCTGCCCGTTACAATAATGTGTTTGGAAGATAACTTACATTTGGATAAAAGAATCACTCGTTTCATCTTACCTGTTGGTACAACAATAAACATGGATGGAACAGCTTTGTATGAAGCAGTCAGTGCTATATTCATTG CTCAAGCAGTCGGTCGATCTTTGAGCGCCGGTGATTATATAGTCATCAG ttttacgTCAATTCTTGCATCAGTTGGTGCTGCAGCTATTCCACACGCTGGTTTGGTTACCATGTTGATTGTTTTGGATACTGTTGGGTTGCCTAGTGACATGGTGGCTGTTATATTCTCTGTTGATTGGTTTCT cGATCGATTGCGAACAACGATCAACGTACTTGGTGATGCTTTTGGCACAGGTATTGTACAACATTTATCAAAAGCTGATCTAGCTTctgatgatgaaaaaataaagaatagaGAAAAGCATCATCTAAAGAAGGAAGATTCAAACGAACACATTGTGAACAATCCAGGTGCAACCGATTCACTTGGTTACGTAAACGGCGAATGTATTTCTAATAACTCGCCAAGTGTTGAATGTAAAACCACTCGAATGTAA
- the LOC130655541 gene encoding excitatory amino acid transporter 2-like isoform X2, giving the protein MATSKVMKFLSEQKLVVMIISGAALGFLIGILINEPIQKLEQPDRYTAITIIGFPGELLIRMLKLLILPLITCSLIVGLANLDSRVSGKIGGRAIVYYLSTTCMAAILGLVLVSAIKPGESMARPTTQPNQQLVRLSDSFLDIARNMIPSNILKACIQQDKTEIKEVKTNIRYVTQPVNTTGLTSLQIDIMLLENKLNKTINKTGDVVYTKSVEKFDTYKIGVGLQPKGNANFLGVIVFAIAVGIVAGRMGSEAEVFVKFLSIFNNIVTQLVMLAMWYSPIGIMSLIIARFAEMEDVAKTFESLGLFIVTVVVGIAIHGLILLPLLFFAITRSNPYVYLKGVTAAMATAFGTDSSAATLPVTIMCLEDNLHLDKRITRFILPVGTTINMDGTALYEAVSAIFIAQAVGRSLSAGDYIVISFTSILASVGAAAIPHAGLVTMLIVLDTVGLPSDMVAVIFSVDWFLIC; this is encoded by the exons ATGGCAACATCGAAAGTGATGAAATTCTTATCCGAGCAAAAGCTTGTTGTCATGATTATCAGTGGGGCAGCCTTAGGATTTCTTATCGGCATTTTGATCAACGAGCCAATCCAAAAGCTCGAACAGCCCGATCGATACACAGCTATTACAATTATTGGATTTCCAGGCGAGCTACTTATTCGAATGTTAAAATTGTTAATTCTACCCTTGATTACATGCAGTTTGATTGTTGGATTAGCCAATCTTGACAGTAGAGTTTCTGGTAAAATTGGAGGAAGGGCTATAGTGTATTACCTATCAACAACTTGCATGGCAGCTATACTTGGTTTGGTTCTTGTCTCAGCTATCAAACCTGGAGAATCAATGGCTCGTCCAACAACACAACCTAATCAACAGTTAGTTCGACTATCAGATTCATTTCTAGATATCGCAAG AAATATGATCCCCTcaaatattttgaaagcatgtatTCAGCAG gacAAAACAGAAATTAAGGAGGTCAAGACAAACATTCGATATGTAACCCAACCTGTCAATACCACAGGTCTGACATCCTTACAAATTGATATAATGTTGctggaaaataaattaaacaaaacaatcaaCAAAACTGGAGATGTTGTTTACACAAAATCAGTTGAGAAATTTGACACGTATAAAATTGGGGTCGGATTACAGCCAAAAGGTAACGCCAATTTTCTTGGTGTGATTGTGTTTGCTATTGCGGTTGGTATTGTGGCTGGTCGAATGGGAAGTGAAGCCGAAGTGTTTGTGAAGTTTCTcagcatttttaacaatattgTTACACAGCTGGTCATGTTAGCAATGTG gtacTCACCTATTGGTATTATGAGTCTTATTATTGCAAGATTTGCTGAAATGGAAGATGTTGCAAAAACCTTCGAAAGTCTTGGCTTGTTTATTGTCACAGTCGTTGTTGGTATCGCGATCCATGGATTGATTTTATTACCGTTGCTATTCTTCGCAATCACAAGATCAAATCCTTATGTTTATCTCAAAGGTGTTACAGCTGCAATGGCAACCGCCTTTGGTACTGACTCcag CGCTGCGACTCTGCCCGTTACAATAATGTGTTTGGAAGATAACTTACATTTGGATAAAAGAATCACTCGTTTCATCTTACCTGTTGGTACAACAATAAACATGGATGGAACAGCTTTGTATGAAGCAGTCAGTGCTATATTCATTG CTCAAGCAGTCGGTCGATCTTTGAGCGCCGGTGATTATATAGTCATCAG ttttacgTCAATTCTTGCATCAGTTGGTGCTGCAGCTATTCCACACGCTGGTTTGGTTACCATGTTGATTGTTTTGGATACTGTTGGGTTGCCTAGTGACATGGTGGCTGTTATATTCTCTGTTGATTGGTTTCT aatatgTTAA